The following are encoded together in the Lathyrus oleraceus cultivar Zhongwan6 chromosome 3, CAAS_Psat_ZW6_1.0, whole genome shotgun sequence genome:
- the LOC127126151 gene encoding probable inactive patatin-like protein 9, with product MELSKVTLEIFTKLEQQWLSVSQCGVTSKTRILSIDGGGTTAIVSGAALIHLEDQIRSQTNDPHAQITDYFDIITGTGIGAILAAMITADDGFGRPLYTAKDAVTFIADKNHELYKPKSVGVFRRRRGFSSKSVESLLKQMFQRKENGGKSLTLKDTCKPLLIPCFDLKTSAPFVFSRADASESESFNFELWKVCRATSSTPGLFKPFQFASLDGKTSCSAVDGGLVMNNPAAAAVTHVLHNKRDFPSVNSVEDLMVLSIGNGAPANRVRDVRECSTSTVVDIALDGVSETVDQMLGNAFSWNRTDYARIQAYNLGENGSWEEMEVLKERVLESLPFGGKRLLQETNGNRIERFVQRLVATGKSSLPPSPCKVTPLVPC from the exons ATGGAGCTTAGTAAAGTGACGTTAGAGATATTCACGAAACTTGAACAACAATGGCTTTCCGTTTCACAATGTGGAGTCACCTCCAAAACCCGCATACTAAGCATTGACGGTGGAGGAACAACCGCCATTGTCTCCGGCGCTGCCTTAATCCATCTCGAGGACCAGATCCGCTCACAAACCAACGATCCTCATGCTCAAATCACTGATTACTTCGACATCATCACCGGCACAGGCATTGGCGCAATACTCGCTGCTATGATCACTGCTGATGACGGCTTTGGTAGGCCTCTATACACTGCAAAAGATGCCGTTACTTTCATCGCCGATAAGAATCATGAACTTTACAAACCGAAATCTGTAGGCGTTTTTCGCCGGCGGCGAGGATTCTCTTCAAAAAGTGTTGAGAGTTTGTTGAAGCAAATGTTTCAAAGAAAAGAAAATGGAGGAAAATCGTTGACATTAAAGGACACGTGTAAGCCATTGCTTATCCCTTGCTTTGATCTCAAGACTTCAGCGCCCTTCGTTTTCTCACGAGCCGACGCGTCCGAGTCAGAGAGTTTCAACTTCGAGCTATGGAAGGTTTGTCGCGCCACGTCATCGACTCCAGGCCTCTTCAAACCCTTCCAGTTCGCTTCTTTAGATGGTAAAACATCTTGCTCAGCTGTGGACGGTGGTCTTGTGATGAACAATCCGGCGGCAGCGGCTGTCACGCATGTTCTCCACAACAAACGTGATTTCCCGTCGGTCAATAGCGTGGAGGATCTGATGGTTCTCTCGATCGGAAACGGAGCGCCGGCGAACAGAGTCCGTGACGTTCGCGAATGCTCAACATCGACGGTGGTTGACATTGCTCTCGACGGCGTTTCGGAAACCGTTGATCAGATGTTAGGAAACGCCTTCAGTTGGAACCgtactgactacgccagaattcAG GCGTATAATTTAGGAGAAAATGGAAGTTGGGAGGAAATGGAGGTGTTGAAGGAGAGAGTGTTGGAGTCGTTACCGTTTGGTGGGAAGCGGTTACTACAAGAAACAAACGGTAACAGAATCGAGAGATTTGTGCAACGTCTTGTTGCTACTGGAAAGTCTAGTTTACCACCTAGTCCTTGCAAGGTTACGCCGTTAGTCCCTTGCTAA